The following coding sequences lie in one Phragmites australis chromosome 8, lpPhrAust1.1, whole genome shotgun sequence genomic window:
- the LOC133926393 gene encoding UDP-galactose/UDP-glucose transporter 7-like isoform X2, with translation MAMVFVNKAILMQYVHSMTLLTLQQIATALLIHFGQGVGMSKRKDFSLTTAKKLLPVSIFYNANVGFALASLKGVNIPMYIAIKRLTPLAVLVGGCIRGKGKPPTQVTLSVICTAAGVLIAALGDFSFDLYGYCMALTSVFFQTMYLVLVEKSGAEDGLSSVDLMFYNSLLSLPFLFFLIIATGEFPHSLSVLSAKTSSLSFSVILVISLVMGIVLNFTMFWCTIVNSALTTTIVGVLKGVGSTTLGFVLLGGVEVHALNVTGLMINTFGGVWYSYAKYKQKKKTPRKIEPDEESHAHK, from the exons ATGGCAATGGTTTTCGTGAACAAAGCAATTCTTATGCAGTATGTTCACTCCATGACCCTTCTCACTTTACAG CAAATAGCCACAGCACTTCTGATACATTTTGGTCAAGGTGTAGGGATGTCTAAAAGAAAAGATTTCAGCTTAACAACTGCAAAAAAGCTTCTTCCAGTGTCAATTTTTTACAATGCGAACGTGGGATTTGCTCTAGCAAGCTTGAAAGGGGTTAACATCCCTATGTATATTGCAATCAAGAGGCTCACTCCCCTTGCTGTATTGGTGGGTGGGTGCATACGGGGAAAGGGGAAGCCACCAACACAG GTCACTCTTTCAGTTATCTGCACCGCCGCAGGTGTCCTTATTGCAGCACTTGGAGATTTTTCCTTTGACCTATATGGATATTGCATGGCTCTAACATCAGTCTTCTTCCAG ACAATGTATTTGGTTTTGGTGGAGAAATCAGGTGCCGAGGATGGTCTTTCCTCAGTggacttgatgttttacaacAGCTTATTGTCACTTCCATTTCTGTTTTTCCTCATTATAGCAACAGGGGAATTCCCCCATTCTCTTTCAGTATTATCTGCCAAG ACATCCTCTCTGTCATTCAGTGTTATCCTTGTTATTTCACTGGTGATGGGAATCGTTCTCAACTTCACCATGTTTTGGTGCACAATAGTAAATTCTGCTCTGACAACAACAATAGTAGGAGTTCTCAAGGGTGTCGGATCTACG ACCCTAGGTTTTGTGCTGTTGGGAGGTGTGGAAGTACACGCTCTTAATGTTACTGGATTGATGATCAACACATTTGGTGGTGTCTGGTACTCCTATGCAAAGTATAAGCAGAAGAAGAAAACGCCACGAAAGATTGAACCTGATGAAGAGTCGCATGCCCACAAGTAG
- the LOC133926393 gene encoding UDP-galactose/UDP-glucose transporter 7-like isoform X1 has translation MGAEAGEPSSFLSLASAFSYGIASMAMVFVNKAILMQYVHSMTLLTLQQIATALLIHFGQGVGMSKRKDFSLTTAKKLLPVSIFYNANVGFALASLKGVNIPMYIAIKRLTPLAVLVGGCIRGKGKPPTQVTLSVICTAAGVLIAALGDFSFDLYGYCMALTSVFFQTMYLVLVEKSGAEDGLSSVDLMFYNSLLSLPFLFFLIIATGEFPHSLSVLSAKTSSLSFSVILVISLVMGIVLNFTMFWCTIVNSALTTTIVGVLKGVGSTTLGFVLLGGVEVHALNVTGLMINTFGGVWYSYAKYKQKKKTPRKIEPDEESHAHK, from the exons atggGGGCGGAGGCCGGCGAACCCAGCTCCTTCCTCAG CTTAGCTTCAGCCTTTTCCTATGGAATTGCATCTATGGCAATGGTTTTCGTGAACAAAGCAATTCTTATGCAGTATGTTCACTCCATGACCCTTCTCACTTTACAG CAAATAGCCACAGCACTTCTGATACATTTTGGTCAAGGTGTAGGGATGTCTAAAAGAAAAGATTTCAGCTTAACAACTGCAAAAAAGCTTCTTCCAGTGTCAATTTTTTACAATGCGAACGTGGGATTTGCTCTAGCAAGCTTGAAAGGGGTTAACATCCCTATGTATATTGCAATCAAGAGGCTCACTCCCCTTGCTGTATTGGTGGGTGGGTGCATACGGGGAAAGGGGAAGCCACCAACACAG GTCACTCTTTCAGTTATCTGCACCGCCGCAGGTGTCCTTATTGCAGCACTTGGAGATTTTTCCTTTGACCTATATGGATATTGCATGGCTCTAACATCAGTCTTCTTCCAG ACAATGTATTTGGTTTTGGTGGAGAAATCAGGTGCCGAGGATGGTCTTTCCTCAGTggacttgatgttttacaacAGCTTATTGTCACTTCCATTTCTGTTTTTCCTCATTATAGCAACAGGGGAATTCCCCCATTCTCTTTCAGTATTATCTGCCAAG ACATCCTCTCTGTCATTCAGTGTTATCCTTGTTATTTCACTGGTGATGGGAATCGTTCTCAACTTCACCATGTTTTGGTGCACAATAGTAAATTCTGCTCTGACAACAACAATAGTAGGAGTTCTCAAGGGTGTCGGATCTACG ACCCTAGGTTTTGTGCTGTTGGGAGGTGTGGAAGTACACGCTCTTAATGTTACTGGATTGATGATCAACACATTTGGTGGTGTCTGGTACTCCTATGCAAAGTATAAGCAGAAGAAGAAAACGCCACGAAAGATTGAACCTGATGAAGAGTCGCATGCCCACAAGTAG